One Dehalococcoidia bacterium genomic window, AATCAAATCATCGAATTATTGAGCCAGCAGGCCCTCGCTCTTCAGTTTCTCGGCAACCTCTCCCAGGCCCAGCTCCTCCAGTTTAGCCCTTTTCTGAAAACCTGTAGAAACATCCCAACCACGGATCTGGTAATACTCATCCTTCATCTGTTCAAATTTCTCCCGTTCCACCACCATTCCCTTCCTGGAAAGGGTTTCGCCATCCCTGCCAGGCACTATGCAACCTGGGTTGCCAAAATCGCCCTTTAAGGGGACGGTGTAATTGAACTCCTCCAGACAGTCACCCTCTCTTCCCCTGTGTCCTTCCCTGATGTGAATAGCCCGCTGCAGGTTGAAGACCCTCTCCCCGATTTTGTATAGCCCCTGCTCATCGATATCCCTTCCCGTTACAGCAGCACAAACCTGACTCTCTAAGGTGGGGTCTCCAACATGGTCTTCAGAGAGCCCGCTGTAGGAAATGGGCCAGGTGAAATCGCACAGGATGAGGCACTCCTTGGCATACTGACGCTCCTGAATCTTGGCAGCGGCCAGGGCCTTACCTTCATAGGTGGAAAAGTCGGCGGCCATCTCGCCCCCCCAGAAACGCTTCGCTATGGCGCGCATAACATCGGATGTAACACAGATATTCTCCATCCCCGCCGCCCGCATCGCCCACAACATGTTCAGAATACTGATCTCATGAAGCTGTTGAATGGGCTGCCTCGGTTCCATGGCATAGAAGAGGCCGGTGGTAATATATAACCTGGCCCCATAGTTGTTATTGTAGCCAGTCCTGGTCATATAGTCGGTGATCAATTCTTTGGCCTTACTGCCCAGGGTTTCCGCCGCCTTATGGGTGCCACCGGCAAGAACATCGCCAAACCCCTCGCGGTGGGATACCTTCCTGAGCAATGCCTCGATGAATTCCCTGCTTCCCATCTTAGAGAGGGGTATACCGGTCTGCTCCTCGGTTAGGATTCCAGCCTTATAGCACCTCGAGAGCCACATTATCATAGTCTCGATGGCGTGGGTATCGACCCCGTATTCATCGCAGAGCTTGGTGGCCTCAAAAGGAACCTCGTTGATCTCCCCATAATAGCGCTGTGCTCGAACCTGATAGAAAAGACTGGCCTGGCACATGAATTTGCCGGTTACCCCGCTCATCGCCCTGTAGGTCAGGCGCATGCACCCGCTGCCGCAGCCATAGCACACATCCTTCTTCATCATGTCCGGGTTCACCAGGGGGGGCAATATCATCTGCTCGAACGAAAACCTGCTCTTTAGTTCAAGGCGCAGCCGTTCCCTCAGTTTCCGGGCCTTCTCCGCATCATCCACGGCGATCTTTCGCCTGTTTCCCCTTACGGCAATGGCCTTCAGGTTCTTGGAGCCCATCACTGCGCCTAACCCACTGGAGCCGGTGGAATCACCATCCGCCATCAGAATAGCAAAGACGACTCCGTTCTCACCCGCCGCACCTACGGTCACCACGCGAAATGCCTTTCCCAGTTCCTGCTTCAGTCTCTCCCGGCAGGAGATGGCGCCCATGCCGGTAAGATGAGTCGCCTCCCTTATCTCCACCCGCTCCCCATCTACCAGCAGATAGACCGGCCCATCCGCCTTCCCATAGACCACCAGGCCATCGTAACCGGCAAATTTTAGCTCGGCACCCCAGGAGCCACCCAGATTCGAGTAGGAAAATCGATCGTGAATGGGGGATTTGCCGCAAACCTGCCACCTTGAGCCAGCGAGACCTGGAACGCCAGCAACGGGACCGGTTATGAATATTAGCCTATTTCCCGGATCGAAGGCATCGATCCCCGGTGGAACCTCATCCCAATAGATTTTAGCAGCTATCCCTCTCCCTCCCAGAAAGAGATCCTCATAACCCTCGGTTGGCACCCTGTCAACACTCCCATCAGAGAGATTTACCCGCAAAATACTTCCTGCATACCCCTTGGAATGAGTCATCTTCTCCTCCAATCAATTCCTATAGAGGATACCGTTGATGCCCTATATCGCTATTCTTGTAACTCACAGTCCCAACCGGTAGGAATGCCGTATGCCATGCCACTTAGTACATCGCCTCCACAAGCAGCGAGCCGAACGCTAGTGCGGGAATAGTACACACCACGCTCCACCACATGGCAGTAGCAGGCGTTGAGTCCCAGTGGGATAGCACCCTGCTTCCCTATATAACCGAGGCACAACACAAGCTCAAGCCGGTCGGACTATAGGAATTGCCGTATTGACCTGGCGATCTAGTTACAATTATCTATTGTTACCGCT contains:
- a CDS encoding aldehyde ferredoxin oxidoreductase N-terminal domain-containing protein translates to MTHSKGYAGSILRVNLSDGSVDRVPTEGYEDLFLGGRGIAAKIYWDEVPPGIDAFDPGNRLIFITGPVAGVPGLAGSRWQVCGKSPIHDRFSYSNLGGSWGAELKFAGYDGLVVYGKADGPVYLLVDGERVEIREATHLTGMGAISCRERLKQELGKAFRVVTVGAAGENGVVFAILMADGDSTGSSGLGAVMGSKNLKAIAVRGNRRKIAVDDAEKARKLRERLRLELKSRFSFEQMILPPLVNPDMMKKDVCYGCGSGCMRLTYRAMSGVTGKFMCQASLFYQVRAQRYYGEINEVPFEATKLCDEYGVDTHAIETMIMWLSRCYKAGILTEEQTGIPLSKMGSREFIEALLRKVSHREGFGDVLAGGTHKAAETLGSKAKELITDYMTRTGYNNNYGARLYITTGLFYAMEPRQPIQQLHEISILNMLWAMRAAGMENICVTSDVMRAIAKRFWGGEMAADFSTYEGKALAAAKIQERQYAKECLILCDFTWPISYSGLSEDHVGDPTLESQVCAAVTGRDIDEQGLYKIGERVFNLQRAIHIREGHRGREGDCLEEFNYTVPLKGDFGNPGCIVPGRDGETLSRKGMVVEREKFEQMKDEYYQIRGWDVSTGFQKRAKLEELGLGEVAEKLKSEGLLAQ